A window of the Microbulbifer aggregans genome harbors these coding sequences:
- a CDS encoding Tex family protein gives MLDINARIAEELNVRPQQVSATVALLDEGATVPFIARYRKEVTGALDDTQLRTLEERLRYLREMEERRAAILKSIDEQGKLTPELAEQINAAETKNRLEDLYLPYKPKRRTKGQIAIEAGLEPLADALFNDPGLNPEEEAQQYLNTDNEDASLHVKDIKAALDGAKFILMERFAEDAELLGKLRDFLKRDGQVKSRVLDGKEEEGAKFRDYFEYAEDWSKVPSHRALAIFRGRNEGVLAISIGLEGDEERPATAGHPCESMIAKHVDISDQGRPADKWLAEVVRWTWRIKLLTTLETDLMGELREKAEEEAIKVFSRNLKDLLLAAPAGQKATIGLDPGLRTGVKVAVVDATGKVLDHTAIYPNPPQNRTAESAAVIAALCTKYDVGLIAIGNGTASRETDKFVGDTLKHFKLSAQKVMVNEAGASVYSASEFAAREFPDLDVTIRGAISIARRLQDPLAELVKIEPKSIGVGQYQHDVSQTQLARSLDAVVEDCVNGVGAELNSASAPLLARVSGLSNSIAANIVTYRDQNGAFKSRAQLKEVPRLGPKAFEQAAGFLRINNGENPLDKSGVHPEAYVVVKRIAEKNGREINSLIGDSAFLRKLNPADYTDEKFGVPTVTDIIAELEKPGRDPRPEFRTAKFEEGVEEIKDLRPGMILEGTATNVTNFGAFVDIGVHQDGLVHISALSDKFVKDPHEVIKAGDIVKVKVMEVDVARKRIGLSMRLSDEPGEQGSGGVKKGDHRESRQAQRHNNRNRQQQGGQGGGRGSMGDLLAAAMKNKK, from the coding sequence ATGCTGGATATCAACGCCCGAATCGCCGAAGAACTCAACGTTCGCCCGCAGCAGGTCTCAGCCACCGTCGCCCTGCTGGACGAAGGAGCCACAGTCCCGTTTATCGCCCGCTACCGGAAAGAAGTCACCGGCGCCCTGGACGACACACAGCTGCGTACCCTGGAAGAGCGCCTGCGTTACCTGCGGGAAATGGAAGAGCGCCGCGCGGCCATCCTGAAAAGCATCGACGAGCAGGGCAAACTTACCCCGGAGCTGGCGGAACAGATCAACGCTGCCGAGACCAAGAACCGGCTGGAAGACCTCTACCTGCCTTACAAGCCCAAGCGTCGCACCAAGGGCCAGATCGCCATCGAGGCCGGCCTGGAACCGCTCGCCGACGCCCTCTTTAACGATCCCGGCCTGAATCCCGAAGAGGAAGCGCAGCAGTACCTGAATACCGACAACGAGGACGCGTCCCTGCACGTCAAGGACATCAAGGCTGCTCTCGACGGTGCGAAGTTCATCCTGATGGAACGCTTTGCTGAAGACGCAGAGTTGCTCGGTAAGTTGCGCGATTTCCTCAAGCGCGACGGGCAGGTCAAATCCCGTGTACTGGACGGCAAGGAAGAGGAAGGGGCCAAATTCCGCGATTACTTCGAATACGCCGAGGACTGGTCCAAGGTCCCGTCCCACCGCGCCCTGGCCATCTTCCGTGGCCGCAACGAAGGCGTGCTGGCCATCAGCATCGGCCTCGAGGGTGACGAGGAGCGCCCGGCCACCGCAGGCCATCCCTGCGAGAGCATGATTGCCAAACATGTCGACATCAGCGATCAGGGGCGTCCGGCTGACAAGTGGCTGGCGGAAGTGGTGCGCTGGACCTGGCGCATCAAGCTGCTCACCACCCTGGAGACCGACCTGATGGGCGAGCTCCGTGAGAAGGCCGAGGAAGAAGCCATCAAGGTCTTCTCCCGCAACCTGAAAGACCTGCTGCTGGCCGCACCCGCCGGCCAGAAAGCCACTATCGGCCTGGACCCGGGCCTGCGTACCGGGGTGAAAGTGGCGGTGGTCGACGCGACCGGCAAGGTGCTGGATCACACTGCCATTTATCCCAACCCGCCGCAGAACCGCACCGCTGAGTCTGCGGCCGTCATTGCCGCGCTGTGCACCAAGTACGATGTGGGCCTGATCGCGATCGGCAACGGCACCGCCAGCCGCGAGACCGACAAGTTCGTTGGCGATACGCTCAAACACTTCAAGCTCAGCGCGCAGAAAGTGATGGTGAACGAGGCCGGCGCCTCCGTGTACTCGGCTTCCGAGTTTGCCGCCCGTGAATTCCCGGACCTGGACGTGACCATCCGCGGCGCGATCTCCATCGCCCGCCGCCTGCAGGACCCGCTGGCAGAACTGGTGAAGATCGAGCCCAAGTCCATCGGTGTCGGCCAGTACCAGCACGATGTCTCCCAGACCCAGCTGGCCCGCTCCCTGGACGCCGTGGTGGAAGACTGTGTGAACGGCGTTGGTGCCGAGCTGAATTCAGCCTCCGCACCGCTGCTGGCGCGGGTATCCGGCCTCAGCAACTCCATCGCTGCCAATATCGTCACCTATCGCGACCAGAACGGCGCATTCAAGAGCCGCGCCCAACTGAAGGAAGTGCCGCGCCTGGGGCCCAAGGCTTTCGAGCAGGCCGCCGGCTTCCTGCGCATCAACAACGGTGAGAACCCGCTGGACAAGTCAGGTGTGCACCCGGAAGCCTACGTGGTGGTTAAGCGCATCGCCGAGAAGAACGGTCGCGAGATCAACAGCCTGATCGGCGACTCAGCCTTCCTGCGCAAGCTGAACCCGGCGGACTACACCGATGAAAAATTTGGTGTGCCCACCGTTACCGACATCATCGCCGAGCTGGAGAAGCCCGGCCGCGACCCGCGCCCGGAATTCCGCACCGCCAAATTCGAAGAGGGTGTCGAGGAGATCAAGGATCTGCGCCCCGGCATGATCCTCGAGGGCACCGCCACCAACGTCACCAATTTCGGCGCCTTCGTGGATATCGGCGTGCATCAGGACGGCCTGGTACACATCTCCGCGCTGTCGGACAAGTTCGTCAAGGACCCACACGAAGTCATCAAGGCCGGCGACATCGTCAAGGTCAAAGTGATGGAAGTGGATGTGGCGCGCAAGCGTATCGGCCTGTCCATGCGCCTGTCCGACGAACCGGGCGAGCAGGGCAGTGGCGGCGTCAAGAAAGGTGATCACCGCGAGAGCCGCCAAGCCCAGCGCCACAACAACCGCAACCGCCAGCAACAGGGCGGCCAGGGTGGTGGCCGCGGCAGCATGGGCGACCTGCTGGCGGCGGCAATGAAAAACAAGAAGTGA
- a CDS encoding sugar phosphate isomerase/epimerase family protein yields the protein MHDQSRRQFLSMLTAASAGALLPVAQSFAVEQEPWFRISLAQWSLHRAFQNRTANPQDFPRLARRLFDIDGVEYVNQFYSDNYSAALTRKLQQQADGEGVQSLLIMVDGEGDIGAETDAARKQTVARHQRWAEMAKELDCHSIRVNAHSHGSYDEQMKKAADGLHLLGEYCEGLGLNVLVENHGGLSSNGEWLSGVMRLADHPRVGTLPDFGNFHIDRENGLTYDRYRGVRELMPWAKAISAKSYDFDENGEAVQTDFQRMLDIVRTAGYRGWVGIEYEGNRLSEIEGIEKTLALLQRMQRGGQNRFL from the coding sequence ATGCACGATCAATCTCGCCGCCAATTTCTCAGCATGCTAACGGCTGCAAGCGCAGGTGCTCTCCTTCCTGTCGCTCAGAGTTTCGCGGTAGAGCAAGAACCCTGGTTCAGGATCTCTCTCGCCCAGTGGTCCCTGCACCGCGCCTTTCAAAATCGGACAGCCAACCCGCAAGACTTTCCCCGCCTGGCGAGGCGATTATTCGATATCGATGGTGTGGAGTACGTCAACCAATTCTACTCAGACAACTACAGCGCCGCACTGACCCGTAAACTGCAACAGCAGGCGGATGGCGAAGGCGTACAGAGCCTATTGATCATGGTTGACGGTGAGGGGGATATCGGTGCGGAAACCGATGCGGCGCGCAAGCAGACCGTAGCGCGACACCAGCGCTGGGCAGAAATGGCAAAAGAACTCGACTGCCATTCGATACGCGTCAACGCGCACAGTCACGGCAGCTACGACGAACAGATGAAGAAGGCCGCCGACGGCCTGCACCTGCTGGGCGAATACTGTGAAGGACTCGGACTCAACGTATTGGTAGAGAACCACGGCGGACTGTCATCCAACGGCGAGTGGCTCTCCGGCGTCATGCGGCTCGCCGACCACCCGCGTGTGGGCACGCTGCCAGATTTTGGCAACTTCCATATCGATCGCGAGAATGGCCTCACCTACGATCGCTACCGCGGTGTCCGCGAGCTGATGCCCTGGGCCAAGGCCATCAGCGCCAAGAGCTACGACTTCGATGAAAATGGAGAAGCCGTGCAGACCGACTTCCAGCGCATGCTGGACATCGTCCGCACGGCCGGTTATCGCGGTTGGGTTGGGATCGAATATGAGGGTAACCGGCTGAGCGAGATCGAGGGAATCGAAAAAACTCTGGCATTACTGCAGCGGATGCAGCGCGGCGGCCAAAACCGATTTTTATAG